The nucleotide window TTATCAGGATTATCAAAAAGTAACCCAACAATTTGACGGATTTTATGGAGATTTTTTTTGTTTACAAAATGGTCTAGAACCTTTAAAGTGCCGTCTTCATTTAATAGTGTTCCGTTTAGATGGTATATGAGTGTGGTCTTACCGCTCCCGTTGGTTCCTAAAATGGCTGTTTTTTTCTGCTTCTTTATTTTTAGATTTATTTTAGTTAACGCAGGAGTCTTGTTAGGGTATATGTAGTTGAGATCATTTATTTCTACTGCTAAGTCCATTAAAACACCACCTTGTCTACAATCATCAGAAAAAGGATAAAACCAATTGGTAAAAGTGATTTAAATATATCGTTTATCTTTACTGGCTGGGGAACATTTATCAGAATATTACCATGAAAACCCCGCGCAGACATAGCTTGATATACGGTTTCTGAATGGTTGATAGCTTTGATAAAAATCCCACCTGTTAATTCACCAAAAATTTTTAAAGAATAACGGTCTAAACGTGCGGTAAAAAGGCGAGATTTCAAAGCCCATAGACTAGTTTGCATTTCCTTGATAAATAAGAATCCATAACGGTAGGCCAAATAAATTATTGTGGTTATTGCTGATGGAACTTTAAGATGTTCTAGGGCTTCAAGCATTTCTTCAATGGGTTGGTTAGCAAAGATAAACAAGGTAAAAGTCATAGCGGTAAACGCTTTTAGAGATATTTTTGCTGCAAATTCAACTCGGTCAATTGAGGGTGATAGTCCTGATCCAAAAATTAGGGGCAAACTCATTAGAGCTAAAAAAGGAATCACTACAGATAGCTTTTTAATCAGTTTTTTCCATGAGAGGCCAGAACAAAGAGTGAAAAATATTGAAAAAAACAAGGCAGCCAATAATAGTGAAATGTTGTTTAAGCTGATAGTTCCGAAAATAAATATGGTTCCGGTTACCAATTTGGTTCTCGGTTCCCAGAATTGAAAGGTATTAATATAATTACCCATAGATGTCCCTCACTTCTTAACATGCTTTTCTTGCTGTTACCTTTTCACCTCCTCACATAAACTTAATCATCGGGTGACAGAGCTTATTAGTTAAGCTGTTAAAGTCATGAAAAGTAATTGATGTAGATAAGAAAACCGGCCTTCGTAACAAAGAAGCCGGAATAATTAACCATAAAAATATCGTGGTGATTTCCGCGATATTTATGTGCACCCCAGCCCTTTCACCCGAAGGAGAATGCAGCTAAAATAACAGGCAGGTCTCCTGACTCACAGTTATCATCTTCCCCTCCTTCCCAGCTTTTCGCTAGTGGATTAATAGGGTTGACTCGTGCTCACAGTGACGGGATCGTACCGGATTTTAACCGGTTTCCCTTTTAAGCCTTGTTACAGGCACCTGTTATTTATTGTTATTTAGTTTTATTTAGTACCTTTTTTATTGTTTTTTATCTTATTAGTTAGTAGTTCTATTAAAAATAAAAACTTCCTCACAAGGAGGAAGTAACTGTAAGTAACTGATATTATGATATACGAATCATTCAAGCATACGAACAGTTTACCTCCCTATCACTCGTAGCTCAAAGGTAAACTAAAATTAGGCAAGTGTCCTGGCTTAGGTTCATTGATTATTTTCGCCTTCCCAGAGTAAATACTCCAGTGGCATTAGTTGAAAATAATCTCCCCATCACAGTGGCGGGACCGCGTCGGATTTTCACCGAACTTCCGATTTAACCTTATTAACTATTAATAAGGACCTAATTTTTCATATTAAATTTTACTAATTATTCACTATGATTCCTGATACTGGTTTCTATAATTTATGCACTTATTCCTTCTACAAATGATAAAAAATTTAGCTGTTAGGTAATCAATCACATGTTTTTGAAGTTTCCTCGTTGAAA belongs to Natranaerobius trueperi and includes:
- the cbiQ gene encoding cobalt ECF transporter T component CbiQ, which produces MGNYINTFQFWEPRTKLVTGTIFIFGTISLNNISLLLAALFFSIFFTLCSGLSWKKLIKKLSVVIPFLALMSLPLIFGSGLSPSIDRVEFAAKISLKAFTAMTFTLFIFANQPIEEMLEALEHLKVPSAITTIIYLAYRYGFLFIKEMQTSLWALKSRLFTARLDRYSLKIFGELTGGIFIKAINHSETVYQAMSARGFHGNILINVPQPVKINDIFKSLLPIGFILFLMIVDKVVF